Proteins encoded by one window of Bubalus bubalis isolate 160015118507 breed Murrah chromosome 4, NDDB_SH_1, whole genome shotgun sequence:
- the LOC102404886 gene encoding olfactory receptor 6C75, with product MRNYTEVTKFILLGLTSDPKWQVVLFLFLLVTYMLSVTGNLVIITLTLSDPHLQTPMYFFLRNFSFLEISFTSACIPRFLVAIMTGDRTISYNGCVAQLFFFIFLGVTEFYLLAAMSYDRYVAICKPLHYTTIMSSKVCILLVFSSWLAGFLIIFPPIILLLRLDFCGSNIVDHFICDASPILQLSCTSTHFLELMALFLAVVTLMVTLTLVILSYTYIIQTILRIPSTNQRKKAFSTCSSHMIVVSLSYGSCIFMYIKPSARERVTLSKGVAVLNTSVAPLLNPFIYTLRNQQVQQAFKNMVQRIAFSSNK from the coding sequence atGAGAAATTACACAGAAGTTACCAAGTTTATCCTTCTTGGATTGACAAGTGATCCAAAGTGGCAGGTTGTACTCTTCCTATTTCTTCTTGTTACCTACATGCTAAGCGTGACTGGGAACCTGGTCATCATCACCCTCACACTTTCAGATCCCCATCTGCAGACTCCAATGTATTTCTTCCTTCGAAACTTCTCATTCCTAGAAATATCATTCACGTCTGCCTGCATTCCCAGATTCCTTGTCGCAATCATGACCGGGGACAGAACCATTTCTTATAACGGCTGTGTGGCTcagctgtttttcttcattttcttgggggtGACGGAATTTTATCTCCTGGCTGCCAtgtcctatgaccgctatgtggccatctgcaaacctcTGCATTACACCACCATCATGAGCAGTAAAGTCTGTATACTTCTTGTCTTTAGCTCCTGGCTTGCAGGATTCCTGATCATCTTTCCACCAATAATCCTGCTGCTGCGATTGGATTTCTGTGGCTCCAATATAGTTGATCATTTCATCTGTGATGCTTCTCCCATCCTGCAGCTTTCCTGCACAAGCACTCACTTTCTAGAACTCATGGCATTATTTTTAGCTGTGGTAACACTCATGGTCACTTTAACATTAGTTATTCTATCTTACACATATATTATCCAGACAATTCTGAGAATTCCTTCcacaaatcaaagaaaaaaagcctTTTCCACGTGTTCCTCCCACATGATAGTTGTCTCTCTGTCTTATGGCAGCTGCATCTTCATGTACATTAAGCCTTCAGCAAGGGAAAGAGTGACTCTAAGCAAAGGAGTGGCTGTGCTCAATACCTCAGTGGCTCCTCTTTTGAATCCATTTATATACACCCTAAGAAATCAGCAAGTGCAGCAAGCCTTCAAAAACATGGTCCAGAGAATAGCGTTTTCTTCAAATAAGTGA
- the LOC102410228 gene encoding olfactory receptor 6C3-like, with translation MKNHTRPTEFILLGLSDDPELQIVIFIFLIITYILSVTGNLTIIILTLVDSHLQTPMYFFLRNFSILEISFTTVCIPRFLGTIITRNKTISYNDCTAQLFFFIFLGITEFYLLTAMSYDRYVAICKPLHYTTIMNNRVCVLLVFCAWLAGFLNIFPPVILFLQLDYCGSNIIDHFTCDYFPLLQLSCSDTWLLEVIGFYSAIVILLFTLALIILSYMFIIKTILRLPSASQRKKAFSTCSSHIIVISISYGSCIFMYANPSAKEKASFNKGVAIINTSIPPMMNPYIYSLRNQQVKQAFKETIQKVIFFSSKCK, from the coding sequence ATGAAAAACCACACAAGACCCACAGAATTCATTCTTCTGGGGCTATCAGATGACCCAGAGCTTCAgattgtgatttttatctttttaatcatCACATATATATTAAGTGTCACTGGAAATTTGACCATCATCATTCTCACCTTGGTGGACTCCCATCTACAGACacctatgtattttttcctcaggAACTTCTCTATATTAGAAATCTCCTTTACAACTGTCTGTATTCCTAGATTTCTGGGCACAATTATCACCAGGAACAAAACGATTTCATACAATGATTGTACAGCTcagctgtttttcttcattttcttgggtatCACTGAATTTTATCTTCTAACTGCCATGTCCTATGATCGCTATGTAGCTATCTGCAAACCCCTGCATTACACAACCATCATGAACAACAGAGTCTGTGTATTGCTTGTCTTTTGTGCTTGGCTGGCAGGGTTCTTAAACATCTTCCCACCTGTTATTCTTTTTCTCCAGTTAGATTACTGTGGTTCTAATATCATTGATCACTTTACTTGTGACTATTTCCCTCTCTTGCAACTATCCTGCTCAGACACATGGCTCCTTGAAGTGATTGGTTTTTACTCTGCAATAGTGATTCTGCTTTTTACTTTGGCATTAATAATTCTATCCTACATGTTCATCATCAAGACAATTCTGAGACTGCCTTCTGCCAGTCAGAGAAAAAAGGCATTTTCTACATGCTCCTCTCACATCATTGTCATTTCCATCTCTTATGGAAGCTGTATATTCATGTATGCCAACCCATCAGCAAAAGAAAAGGCATCCTTTAACAAAGGAGTTGCTATTATAAATACTTCTATTCCTCCTATGATGaatccatatatatattcattgagGAACCAGCAAGTGAAGCAAGCCTTCAAGGAGACCATCCAAAAGGTTATCTTTTTCTCCAGTAAATGCAAGTGA
- the LOC102404564 gene encoding olfactory receptor 6C3 — protein MNHTVITEFVLLGLSDDPELHIVIFLFLLITYVLSVTGNLTIITLTWVDSHLQTPMYFFLRNFSFLEISFTTVCIPRFLGAIITRDKTISYNNCAAQLFFSIFMGVTEFYILTAMSYDRYVAICKPLHYTTIMSRKLCSLLVLCAWLSGFLTIFPPLMLLLQLDYCASNVIDHFLCDYFPLLQLSCSDTWLLEVMGFYFALVSLLFTLALVILSYMYIVRTILRIPSASQRKKAFSTCSSHMIVISISYGSCIFMYANPSAKEKASLTKGVAILNTSVAPMLNPFIYTLRNQQVKQAFKDMVYKAVFCANK, from the coding sequence atgaaccaCACCGTGATCACAGAGTTTGTCCTTCTAGGCCTTTCTGATGATCCTGAGCTTCACATtgtgattttcctctttttattaatCACGTATGTATTAAGTGTCACTGGAAACCTGACCATCATCACCCTAACCTGGGTGGACTCCCATCTCCAGACACCAATGTACTTCTTTCTCcgaaatttctctttcttagaaaTCTCCTTTACTACTGTGTGCATCCCTAGATTTCTGGGGGCAATTATCACCAGGGACAAGACTATTTCTTACAACAATTGTGCAGCCCaactatttttctctattttcatggGGGTGACTGAATTTTACATTCTAACCGCCAtgtcctatgaccgctatgttgcCATCTGCAAGCCCCTGCATTACACAACCATCATGAGCAGGAAACTCTGCAGCCTGCTTGTGCTCTGCGCTTGGCTCAGTGGGTTTCTGACCATTTTCCCACCCCTTATGCTTCTCCTCCAGCTGGATTACTGTGCTTCCAATGTCATTGATCACTTTTTGTGTGACTATTTTCCCCTTTTACAATTGTCTTGTTCAGATACATGGCTCCTAGAAGTAATGGGTTTTTACTTTGCTTTGGTTAGTTTGCTGTTCACTTTGGCATTGGTGATTTTGTCTTATATGTACATTGTCAGGACTATTTTGAGAATCCCATCTGCCAGTCAGAGAAAAAAGGCCTTCTCCACTTGTTCCTCTCACATGATTGTCATTTCCATCTCCTATGGAAGCTGTATATTCATGTATGCTAATCCCTCGGCCAAAGAAAAGGCATCATTGACAAAAGGGGTAGCTATTCTCAATACCTCTGTggcccccatgctgaaccccttcatctacacCTTGAGAAACCAGCAAGTAAAACAAGCCTTCAAAGACATGGTCTATAAAGCAGTGTTTTGTGCTAATAAATGA